The nucleotide window CTGCAGACGGGTGAGCCCGCGCAGGCCCTGCGGGTCTGGGAGCGCGCGGCGGAGGCGCAGCCGGCGTTGCCGCTCCTGTCCCGGATCGAGCATCAGCGGCGCGAGGAAGGGCGTCCGACGCGCATGATCGCGCTCTACCAGGGCGCGGCGTCGCGGCAGCCCGACAACCACGCCATCGCGCTCGCCCTGGGGCGTGTCTACTTCGACCTCGCCATGCTCGACGAGGCCGTGGAGCAGCTCGAGAAGGTGGAGGTACGCGCGCCGGATCTTCCGGTGATCCACGCGTATCTGGGCATGGTGTTCGAGCAGCGCGGGCAAACCGCCGCGGCACTCGACGAGTACCGCCGCGCCCTGCGCTCGCTGTCCAGCTTCGACTGGCCCCACCGCTGCACAGCCTGCGGCGCCGAGCACGCGGGCTGGGCGGATCGCTGTCCATCATGCCTTCGCTGGAACAGCCTCCGGCCCTAGCGCCGCCGCGACGGCGCGTTGCCCTCTGGCGGCAGTGGCTCACCGCCGCCGTCGATCTCGTCTTTCCTCCCTTCTGTCCCGTGTGCGCAGCTCGGCTCGGCGCCGGCCGGCGAGATCCGCTGTGCGGCGACTGCTGGGAGCGGCTGGAGCGCATCGCGCCGCCATGCTGCCGCCTCTGCGGCGCGCCCTTCGAGGGTGTGTCCCTCGACGGGTACGCGGGGCCGGATGCGGGCCGCTGCGGCGGCTGCCAGGGGCGCCGGCCGCCGTGGGCGTACGCGCGCGCGGCGGTCCGCTACGGCGAGTGCGCACGGGACGCGATCCACGCCTTCAAGTTCGGCGGCCGCCGGGCCATGGCCGCGCCCCTCGCCACCCTCGTCGCCGACCTCGGGCCGTCGCTGCCGCTCGGGGTCGTGGACGTGATCGTGCCGG belongs to Candidatus Methylomirabilota bacterium and includes:
- a CDS encoding ComF family protein; protein product: MPSLEQPPALAPPRRRVALWRQWLTAAVDLVFPPFCPVCAARLGAGRRDPLCGDCWERLERIAPPCCRLCGAPFEGVSLDGYAGPDAGRCGGCQGRRPPWAYARAAVRYGECARDAIHAFKFGGRRAMAAPLATLVADLGPSLPLGVVDVIVPVPLHPRRERERGFNQSWLLARRLAEAWGLTARGDVLTRRVATAPQTDLGAAARRLNVRDAFAVRRPELVAGRHVLLVDDVLTTGATVSECAVALRSGGAATVGVVTVARAG